The proteins below come from a single Myripristis murdjan chromosome 10, fMyrMur1.1, whole genome shotgun sequence genomic window:
- the bod1l1 gene encoding biorientation of chromosomes in cell division protein 1-like 1 isoform X1 produces the protein MAGLPPGDPQLVSMIVNHLKTQGLFDQFRRDCLADVDTKPAYLNLKQRVDNFVSNHLSNHTWSPHLNKNQLRNNIRQLVLQSGMLEQGVDRIVAQVVDPKINHIFRPQVERVVREFLSPGSCVEEPPAPLASTEMKLDSAVLEQASSSVPATTAASDAMSILDTITSLNQEASSRASSSGEKARKGQASEEPMQVVEEGGEQDMSLVEEGDDGKTLEEAEEAKLASDIQVFEVKTEDSREPMDSGKEGITEEIKTEEDEIGIQEQTEEGKDKAGSKATGKPTEEKVDDDALKSPSQIKQKTRERLKEEYSLEDSDLEGLSDITVSSVHTSDLSSFEEESDDEQPPTDSSDEGEILSDGEKAEKKQAGADTGEDDKEHKPRRKAYVHKPFLYSRYYSDSDDEITVEERRRSAAKDKEERLLKRQQNRERMEEKRKQKAAQAEEQDQRKQQRGDSPGLEGPRAKEARKERKVLEKKMALNRKRKLDSRKEGDVSSKRKDMEVEGSKKAELKSAAPKTPQQKLIRKVSDSASSDERHRRRSGSVSEDSSDPKKLCDKNRTHSFILELEQGSQEALKQRSFGKFDRPSRKEFHSKERKEKDRSLSDERAKLKQKQEKKTESQADESQLKEGAAIKMSSEEKGEKKAKVKSDKKISGTTKEGKASMSEGVADEGGPKDSVSKKGKVLPVDAAKSEKDREKEKDKMREKEKDKVKEKDKTKGEKNLAKSDSKQLLRPDSTGSSEDRSDMEPGTDSGKKKDKHPKEVLKRSKSHTEDRQGDKPKSKTENKDSEREKTKADQDSQKPNKPSTETDKDPRKAKLTEKGKVMEKSKSKSKEETKSPSSSKTEKKAQSLEVKSKAPVSKHETAKEKKKEGNTKEHRKASEETPHEKSESKSIKKKLEKKDRVPERKDDSQEEKKAYREDKYDKSEKSSVSSQSLEAEEMHKKQTLLQDTSTDSDLIATTVTTSFSDDTYDALSDITPEPDEGETEMRLSELEPRPLPTEADALLTLMDMCTSADARLPQDSSQEAAAPEMTLQDADMKMKEAALTLLSMDPDSTVSTSFITPDTREGPEVKSPRPQPVEMSVAEEGEQQLSINIPTETETETETELTTADLPTVKSEEGAELVEKKSNCPEVSDISEKETDVSNVQTSVSLAPQDDDAASNECQAPSNVEEETKGEEIAPETQPANTSVPPVDEKDAVVSETEKFKGNTEESMVAIVADAPSTEQVSEISSKEDETQSDVGDTATSSKVVEVVEAEDNQDKMDIDTNSEVQSVTQQEENVAQEETDSQTMESGVPGKSEEARGTGDVCQSKLVKQISNVSSSDSQEDEKGSDLSEKEERKGGRVTRKRRLSSQKAVATKDSGEEKDEKDSQEQPSAEETDQPKVPEAKIPRRGRSSKTTVEVEEDHSKEPEKSEESPSHRARCSGAQLKEATAASGNQKKDEIKDEEKAEKSSTEKPVEREEGTEEDSGLEKSSQQESQTKPPSPRPEASEGTRGSDSTETTDICKPPMKRKRSEEMEEAMKETEAEEEKESDTSQQEQNENQPITESACSPSVGQSEGQEEVKDECSSENKPDDGEEEQTQEDQGMAAKKPARRGRSSKAAAATEDSDKKDKKAEEKESEQNDEEGDDDEKEEEETKTRTTTRSASRLEAEKNKPSKPSTRASRQNGKEETAAGTRGTRGQVAAGKGGRKPEASPPVVRTRGGQKSEEPPSKRAKR, from the exons ATGGCTGGTTTACCGCCGGGAGACCCTCAGCTGGTCTCTATGATCGTCAATCATTTGAAAACACAGGGGCTTTTCGACCAGTTCAGGAGGGACTGCCTGGCAGACGTTGATACAAAG CCAGCATACCTGAACCTGAAACAAAGAGTGGATAACTTTGTTTCGAATCATCTCTCCAACCACACATGGAGTCCTCATCTGAACAAGAACCAGCTGAGGAACAACATCAGACAGCTGGTGCTACA ATCTGGAATGCTGGAGCAGGGAGTTGACAGGATCGTGGCCCAGGTGGTAGATCCCAAAATCAACCACATCTTCAGGCCACAGGTGGAGCGGGTGGTCCGCGAATTTCTGTCCCCCGGCAGCTGTGTGGAGGAACCTCCTGCCCCGCTGGCCTCAACAGAGATGAAACTAGACAGCGCCGTTCTTGAGCAAG CCTCGTCATCTGTCCCAGCTACCACTGCAGCCAGTGATGCCATGTCCATCTTGGACACTATAACCTCTCTAAACCAGGAGGCAAGCTCCAGGGCCAGCTCCAGTGGAGAGAAAGCACGCAAGGGCCAAGCTTCAGAGGAGCCCAtgcaggtggtggaggaggggggtgagCAGGATATGAGTCTGGTCGAGGAAGGAGATGATGGGAAGACActggaagaggcagaggaggcgaAGCTTGCATCAGATATCCAAGTCTTCGAGGTCAAGACAGAGGACAGTCGGGAACCAATGGACTCAGGAAAAGAGGGAATCACAGAGGAAATAAAGACTGAAGAGGACGAAATAGGAATTCAGGAGCAGACAGAAGAGGGGAAAGACAAAGCTGGCAGCAAAGCAACTGGAAAACCCACAGAGGAGAAGGTGGATGATGATGCACTGAAATCCCCAagtcaaatcaaacagaaaacaagagagaggcTAAAGGAAG AATATTCACTGGAGGACTCTGACTTGGAAGGTCTGAGTGACATTACCGTGAGCTCCGTCCACACCAGCGATCTGTCATCATTTGAGGAGGAAAGTGATGATGAGCAGCCGCCAACTGATTCCTCTGATGAGGGGGAGATTTTATCTGATG GtgagaaagcagaaaaaaagcaagccGGTGCAGACACAGGAGAAGACGACAAGGAGCACAAGCCTCGCCGAAAGGCCTACGTCCACAAGCCTTTCCTGTACTCCCGTTACTATAGCGACTCGGATGACGAGATCACTGTAGAGGAGCGTCGGAGATCTGCA GCCAAGGACAAAGAGGAGAGATTACTCAAGAGACAGCAGAACAGGGAACGCATGGAAGAGAAACGCAAGCAGAAAGCAGCACAAGCTGAAGAACAAG atcaaagaaaacaacagagggGAGACTCACCCGGCTTGGAGGGACCCAGGGCCAAGGAGGCTCGCAAAGAAAGGAAAgttctggagaaaaaaatggctctcaacaggaagaggaaactAGACTCAAG GAAAGAAGGTGATGTTTCAAGCAAGAGGAAAGACATGGAAGTTGAAGGCTCTAAGAAGGCA GAACTAAAATCTGCAGCCCCAAAGACCCCACAACAGAAGTTGATCaggaaagtgtcagactctgcATCATCTGATGAGAGACACAGAAGGAGGAGtggcagtgtgtcagaggaTTCCAGTGACCCCAAAAAGCTGTGTGACAAAAACCGGACTCATTCCTTTATCTTGGAGTTAGAACAAGGCTCCCAAGAGGCACTCAAGCAACGCTCATTTGGAAAATTTGATCGTCCGTCACGCAAGGAGTTTCATTCTAAAGAACGCAAAGAGAAAGACCGCAGTCTGTCAGATGAACGTGCtaaactcaaacaaaaacaggagaaaaaaactgaatctcAAGCAGATGAGTCTCAGCTGAAGGAAGGTGCTGCTATTAAAATGTCCTCTGAGGAAAAAGGTGAGAAGAAGGCCAAGGTAAAAAGTGACAAGAAAATTTCAGGAACCACTAAGGAAGGAAAGGCATCTATGTCAGAAGGTGTGGCTGATGAGGGGGGTCCAAAAGATAGTGTTTCCAAAAAGGGCAAGGTGCTGCCTGTGGATGCTGCCAAATCAGAGAAGGatagggagaaagaaaaggacaaaatgagagaaaaggaaaaagacaaagtcaAAGAAAAGGACAAGACCAAAGGAGAGAAGAATTTAGCTAAAAGCGACTCGAAGCAGCTGCTCCGCCCAGATTCTACTGGCTCTTCTGAGGACAGGTCTGACATGGAGCCTGGGACAGACAGCGGCAAGAAGAAGGATAAACACCCTAAGGAAGTCCTGAAAAGGTCAAAGAGTCACACAGAGGACCGACAAGGAGACAAGCCCAAatctaaaacagaaaataaagacagtgagagggagaagacCAAAGCTGATCAAGACAGCCAGAAACCAAACAAGCCCAGCACTGAAACCGACAAAGATCCAAGAAAGGctaaactgacagaaaaaggaaaagtcatggaaaaatcaaaatcaaaatccaaagaagaaacaaagagtCCATCGTcatcaaagacagaaaagaaagctCAGAGTTTAGAAGTCAAAAGCAAAGCACCTGTCAGCAAACATGAGACagcaaaggagaagaaaaaagagggaaacacAAAGGAACACCGGAAGGCCTCAGAAGAAACTCCCCATGAGAAATCTGAGTCTAAGAGTATAAAGAAAAAGTTGGAAaagaaggacagagtcccagaAAGGAAGGATGACAGCCAGGAAGAGAAGAAAGCATACAGAGAAGACAAATATGACAAGTCTGAAAAGTCCTCGGTTTCTTCACAGAGTCTTGAGGCAGAAGAGATGCATAAGAAGCAAACTCTCCTCCAAGACACAAGCACAGACTCTGACCTCATCGCTACCACCGTTACCACCTCTTTCTCAGATGATACCTATGATGCACTGAGCGACATCACCCCCGAGCCAGATGAAGGTGAAACTGAGATGCGACTCAGCGAGCTGGAACCACGTCCTTTACCAACTGAGGCCGACGCTCTGTTGACTCTGATGGACATGTGCACATCAGCGGATGCAAGGCTTCCTCAGGATAGCAGTCAAGAAGCTGCTGCCCCTGAGATGACCCTTCAGGATGCTGACATGAAGATGAAAGAGGCAGCTCTGACTCTGCTTTCCATGGATCCTGACAGTACAGTATCCACCAGTTTCATTACACCAGATACCAGGGAAGGTCCAGAGGTGAAATCACCCAGGCCGCAACCAGTGGAAATGAGTGTAGCTGAAGAGGGAGAGCAACAGCTTTCCATAAATATAccaactgaaactgaaactgaaactgaaactgagctTACAACTGCTGACTTGCCAACAGTTAAATCTGAAGAGGGTGCTGAGCTTGTTGAGAAAAAATCAAACTGTCCAG AAGTGTCAGACAtttcagagaaagaaacagatgtTTCAAACGTACAAACATCAGTCTCACTCGCTCCACAG GATGATGACGCTGCATCAAATGAATGTCAGGCTCCTTCAAATGTAGAAGAAGAGACCAAAGGTGAAGAGATTGCCCCAGAAACACAACCTGCTAACACATCAGTGCCACCAGTTGATGAAAAAG ATGCTGTTGTGTCTGAAACAGAGAAATTCAAAGGAAACACTGAAGAAAGCATGGTGGCTATTGTTGCTGATGCACCTAGCACTGAACAAGTTTCAGAGATTTCAAGTAAAGAAG ATGAAACGCAGTCAGATGTTGGAGACACAGCAACGAGCAGCAAG GTGGTGGAAGTGGTGGAAGCTGAGGACAACCAGGACAAGATGGACATTGATACTAATA GTGAGGTTCAGAGTGTGACACAGCAAGAAGAGAATGTGGCACAAGAAGAGACTGATTCACAAACT ATGGAGTCTGGTGTTCCTGGCAAGTCTGAGGAGGCCAGAGGAACTGGAGACGTGTGTCAGTCCAAACTAGTCAAACAAATCA GTAATGTCTCCAGTTCAGACAGCCAGGAGGATGAGAAGGGATCAGACCTGTCAGAAAAG gaggagagaaaagggggaagaGTAACACGCAAACGAAGGCTGTCCAGTCAGAAAGCTGTGGCAACCAAAGACTCTG gtgaggagaaggATGAAAAGGACAGCCAAGAGCAACCATCTGCTGAG GAAACTGATCAGCCGAAGGTCCCGGAGGCCAAAATACCCCGCAGAGGACGATCATCCAAAACCactgtggaggtggaggaggaccaTTCGAAGGAGCCTGAGAAGTCAGAGGAGTCTCCGAGCCACAGGGCAAGATGCTCAGGAGCCCAGCTCAAAGAGGCCACTGCTG CCTCAGGTAATCAAAAGAAAGATGAGATTAAGGATGAAGAGAAAGCTGAGAAATCCTCTACAGAGAaacctgtggagagagaggag GGAACCGAAGAGGACAGTGGACTTGAGAAAAGCAGTCAGCAAGAAAGCCAGACGAAGCCACCGTCCCCCCGGCCAGAAGCCAGTGAAGGCACAAGAGGCTCTGACTCCACTGAGACCACTGATATAT GTAAACCCCCAATGAAGAGGAAGCGGTCTGAGGAAATGGAGGAAGCCATGAAG GAGacagaggctgaggaggagaaggagagcgaCACCAGCCAACAGGAACAAAATGAGAATCAGCCTATCACAGAAAGTG CTTGTTCTCCCTCAGTGGGCCAGTCAGAAGGTCAAGAGGAGGTAAAGGACGAGTGCTCCAGTGAGAACAAACCAGACGAT ggTGAGGAGGAGCAAACCCAAGAGGACCAAGGCATGGCTGCTAAGAAACCCGCTCGGAGGGGACGGTCCtcaaaggcagcagcagccactgaGGACTCAG ataaaaaggacaaaaaggcagaagagaaagaaagcgaACAGAATGATGAGGAAGGGGACGATgatgagaaggaggaagaggagaccaAGACCAGAACTACAACACGCTCAGCATCTCGCCTAGAGGCTGAAAA AAACAAGCCAAGTAAACCATCCACCCGGGCAAGTCGACAGAACGGTAAAGAGGAGACCGCAGCTGGCACGCG CGGGACGAGGGGCCAGGTAGCAGCGGGGAAGGGGGGTCGTAAACCAGAGGCCAGCCCCCCTGTGGTGCGCACCCGGGGCGGACAGAAATCAGAGGAGCCCCCTTCCAAGAGAGCCAAACGCTGA
- the bod1l1 gene encoding biorientation of chromosomes in cell division protein 1-like 1 isoform X2, whose product MAGLPPGDPQLVSMIVNHLKTQGLFDQFRRDCLADVDTKPAYLNLKQRVDNFVSNHLSNHTWSPHLNKNQLRNNIRQLVLQSGMLEQGVDRIVAQVVDPKINHIFRPQVERVVREFLSPGSCVEEPPAPLASTEMKLDSAVLEQASSSVPATTAASDAMSILDTITSLNQEASSRASSSGEKARKGQASEEPMQVVEEGGEQDMSLVEEGDDGKTLEEAEEAKLASDIQVFEVKTEDSREPMDSGKEGITEEIKTEEDEIGIQEQTEEGKDKAGSKATGKPTEEKVDDDALKSPSQIKQKTRERLKEEYSLEDSDLEGLSDITVSSVHTSDLSSFEEESDDEQPPTDSSDEGEILSDGEKAEKKQAGADTGEDDKEHKPRRKAYVHKPFLYSRYYSDSDDEITVEERRRSAAKDKEERLLKRQQNRERMEEKRKQKAAQAEEQDQRKQQRGDSPGLEGPRAKEARKERKVLEKKMALNRKRKLDSRKEGDVSSKRKDMEVEGSKKAELKSAAPKTPQQKLIRKVSDSASSDERHRRRSGSVSEDSSDPKKLCDKNRTHSFILELEQGSQEALKQRSFGKFDRPSRKEFHSKERKEKDRSLSDERAKLKQKQEKKTESQADESQLKEGAAIKMSSEEKGEKKAKVKSDKKISGTTKEGKASMSEGVADEGGPKDSVSKKGKVLPVDAAKSEKDREKEKDKMREKEKDKVKEKDKTKGEKNLAKSDSKQLLRPDSTGSSEDRSDMEPGTDSGKKKDKHPKEVLKRSKSHTEDRQGDKPKSKTENKDSEREKTKADQDSQKPNKPSTETDKDPRKAKLTEKGKVMEKSKSKSKEETKSPSSSKTEKKAQSLEVKSKAPVSKHETAKEKKKEGNTKEHRKASEETPHEKSESKSIKKKLEKKDRVPERKDDSQEEKKAYREDKYDKSEKSSVSSQSLEAEEMHKKQTLLQDTSTDSDLIATTVTTSFSDDTYDALSDITPEPDEGETEMRLSELEPRPLPTEADALLTLMDMCTSADARLPQDSSQEAAAPEMTLQDADMKMKEAALTLLSMDPDSTVSTSFITPDTREGPEVKSPRPQPVEMSVAEEGEQQLSINIPTETETETETELTTADLPTVKSEEGAELVEKKSNCPEVSDISEKETDVSNVQTSVSLAPQDDDAASNECQAPSNVEEETKGEEIAPETQPANTSVPPVDEKDAVVSETEKFKGNTEESMVAIVADAPSTEQVSEISSKEDETQSDVGDTATSSKVEVVEAEDNQDKMDIDTNSEVQSVTQQEENVAQEETDSQTMESGVPGKSEEARGTGDVCQSKLVKQISNVSSSDSQEDEKGSDLSEKEERKGGRVTRKRRLSSQKAVATKDSGEEKDEKDSQEQPSAEETDQPKVPEAKIPRRGRSSKTTVEVEEDHSKEPEKSEESPSHRARCSGAQLKEATAASGNQKKDEIKDEEKAEKSSTEKPVEREEGTEEDSGLEKSSQQESQTKPPSPRPEASEGTRGSDSTETTDICKPPMKRKRSEEMEEAMKETEAEEEKESDTSQQEQNENQPITESACSPSVGQSEGQEEVKDECSSENKPDDGEEEQTQEDQGMAAKKPARRGRSSKAAAATEDSDKKDKKAEEKESEQNDEEGDDDEKEEEETKTRTTTRSASRLEAEKNKPSKPSTRASRQNGKEETAAGTRGTRGQVAAGKGGRKPEASPPVVRTRGGQKSEEPPSKRAKR is encoded by the exons ATGGCTGGTTTACCGCCGGGAGACCCTCAGCTGGTCTCTATGATCGTCAATCATTTGAAAACACAGGGGCTTTTCGACCAGTTCAGGAGGGACTGCCTGGCAGACGTTGATACAAAG CCAGCATACCTGAACCTGAAACAAAGAGTGGATAACTTTGTTTCGAATCATCTCTCCAACCACACATGGAGTCCTCATCTGAACAAGAACCAGCTGAGGAACAACATCAGACAGCTGGTGCTACA ATCTGGAATGCTGGAGCAGGGAGTTGACAGGATCGTGGCCCAGGTGGTAGATCCCAAAATCAACCACATCTTCAGGCCACAGGTGGAGCGGGTGGTCCGCGAATTTCTGTCCCCCGGCAGCTGTGTGGAGGAACCTCCTGCCCCGCTGGCCTCAACAGAGATGAAACTAGACAGCGCCGTTCTTGAGCAAG CCTCGTCATCTGTCCCAGCTACCACTGCAGCCAGTGATGCCATGTCCATCTTGGACACTATAACCTCTCTAAACCAGGAGGCAAGCTCCAGGGCCAGCTCCAGTGGAGAGAAAGCACGCAAGGGCCAAGCTTCAGAGGAGCCCAtgcaggtggtggaggaggggggtgagCAGGATATGAGTCTGGTCGAGGAAGGAGATGATGGGAAGACActggaagaggcagaggaggcgaAGCTTGCATCAGATATCCAAGTCTTCGAGGTCAAGACAGAGGACAGTCGGGAACCAATGGACTCAGGAAAAGAGGGAATCACAGAGGAAATAAAGACTGAAGAGGACGAAATAGGAATTCAGGAGCAGACAGAAGAGGGGAAAGACAAAGCTGGCAGCAAAGCAACTGGAAAACCCACAGAGGAGAAGGTGGATGATGATGCACTGAAATCCCCAagtcaaatcaaacagaaaacaagagagaggcTAAAGGAAG AATATTCACTGGAGGACTCTGACTTGGAAGGTCTGAGTGACATTACCGTGAGCTCCGTCCACACCAGCGATCTGTCATCATTTGAGGAGGAAAGTGATGATGAGCAGCCGCCAACTGATTCCTCTGATGAGGGGGAGATTTTATCTGATG GtgagaaagcagaaaaaaagcaagccGGTGCAGACACAGGAGAAGACGACAAGGAGCACAAGCCTCGCCGAAAGGCCTACGTCCACAAGCCTTTCCTGTACTCCCGTTACTATAGCGACTCGGATGACGAGATCACTGTAGAGGAGCGTCGGAGATCTGCA GCCAAGGACAAAGAGGAGAGATTACTCAAGAGACAGCAGAACAGGGAACGCATGGAAGAGAAACGCAAGCAGAAAGCAGCACAAGCTGAAGAACAAG atcaaagaaaacaacagagggGAGACTCACCCGGCTTGGAGGGACCCAGGGCCAAGGAGGCTCGCAAAGAAAGGAAAgttctggagaaaaaaatggctctcaacaggaagaggaaactAGACTCAAG GAAAGAAGGTGATGTTTCAAGCAAGAGGAAAGACATGGAAGTTGAAGGCTCTAAGAAGGCA GAACTAAAATCTGCAGCCCCAAAGACCCCACAACAGAAGTTGATCaggaaagtgtcagactctgcATCATCTGATGAGAGACACAGAAGGAGGAGtggcagtgtgtcagaggaTTCCAGTGACCCCAAAAAGCTGTGTGACAAAAACCGGACTCATTCCTTTATCTTGGAGTTAGAACAAGGCTCCCAAGAGGCACTCAAGCAACGCTCATTTGGAAAATTTGATCGTCCGTCACGCAAGGAGTTTCATTCTAAAGAACGCAAAGAGAAAGACCGCAGTCTGTCAGATGAACGTGCtaaactcaaacaaaaacaggagaaaaaaactgaatctcAAGCAGATGAGTCTCAGCTGAAGGAAGGTGCTGCTATTAAAATGTCCTCTGAGGAAAAAGGTGAGAAGAAGGCCAAGGTAAAAAGTGACAAGAAAATTTCAGGAACCACTAAGGAAGGAAAGGCATCTATGTCAGAAGGTGTGGCTGATGAGGGGGGTCCAAAAGATAGTGTTTCCAAAAAGGGCAAGGTGCTGCCTGTGGATGCTGCCAAATCAGAGAAGGatagggagaaagaaaaggacaaaatgagagaaaaggaaaaagacaaagtcaAAGAAAAGGACAAGACCAAAGGAGAGAAGAATTTAGCTAAAAGCGACTCGAAGCAGCTGCTCCGCCCAGATTCTACTGGCTCTTCTGAGGACAGGTCTGACATGGAGCCTGGGACAGACAGCGGCAAGAAGAAGGATAAACACCCTAAGGAAGTCCTGAAAAGGTCAAAGAGTCACACAGAGGACCGACAAGGAGACAAGCCCAAatctaaaacagaaaataaagacagtgagagggagaagacCAAAGCTGATCAAGACAGCCAGAAACCAAACAAGCCCAGCACTGAAACCGACAAAGATCCAAGAAAGGctaaactgacagaaaaaggaaaagtcatggaaaaatcaaaatcaaaatccaaagaagaaacaaagagtCCATCGTcatcaaagacagaaaagaaagctCAGAGTTTAGAAGTCAAAAGCAAAGCACCTGTCAGCAAACATGAGACagcaaaggagaagaaaaaagagggaaacacAAAGGAACACCGGAAGGCCTCAGAAGAAACTCCCCATGAGAAATCTGAGTCTAAGAGTATAAAGAAAAAGTTGGAAaagaaggacagagtcccagaAAGGAAGGATGACAGCCAGGAAGAGAAGAAAGCATACAGAGAAGACAAATATGACAAGTCTGAAAAGTCCTCGGTTTCTTCACAGAGTCTTGAGGCAGAAGAGATGCATAAGAAGCAAACTCTCCTCCAAGACACAAGCACAGACTCTGACCTCATCGCTACCACCGTTACCACCTCTTTCTCAGATGATACCTATGATGCACTGAGCGACATCACCCCCGAGCCAGATGAAGGTGAAACTGAGATGCGACTCAGCGAGCTGGAACCACGTCCTTTACCAACTGAGGCCGACGCTCTGTTGACTCTGATGGACATGTGCACATCAGCGGATGCAAGGCTTCCTCAGGATAGCAGTCAAGAAGCTGCTGCCCCTGAGATGACCCTTCAGGATGCTGACATGAAGATGAAAGAGGCAGCTCTGACTCTGCTTTCCATGGATCCTGACAGTACAGTATCCACCAGTTTCATTACACCAGATACCAGGGAAGGTCCAGAGGTGAAATCACCCAGGCCGCAACCAGTGGAAATGAGTGTAGCTGAAGAGGGAGAGCAACAGCTTTCCATAAATATAccaactgaaactgaaactgaaactgaaactgagctTACAACTGCTGACTTGCCAACAGTTAAATCTGAAGAGGGTGCTGAGCTTGTTGAGAAAAAATCAAACTGTCCAG AAGTGTCAGACAtttcagagaaagaaacagatgtTTCAAACGTACAAACATCAGTCTCACTCGCTCCACAG GATGATGACGCTGCATCAAATGAATGTCAGGCTCCTTCAAATGTAGAAGAAGAGACCAAAGGTGAAGAGATTGCCCCAGAAACACAACCTGCTAACACATCAGTGCCACCAGTTGATGAAAAAG ATGCTGTTGTGTCTGAAACAGAGAAATTCAAAGGAAACACTGAAGAAAGCATGGTGGCTATTGTTGCTGATGCACCTAGCACTGAACAAGTTTCAGAGATTTCAAGTAAAGAAG ATGAAACGCAGTCAGATGTTGGAGACACAGCAACGAGCAGCAAG GTGGAAGTGGTGGAAGCTGAGGACAACCAGGACAAGATGGACATTGATACTAATA GTGAGGTTCAGAGTGTGACACAGCAAGAAGAGAATGTGGCACAAGAAGAGACTGATTCACAAACT ATGGAGTCTGGTGTTCCTGGCAAGTCTGAGGAGGCCAGAGGAACTGGAGACGTGTGTCAGTCCAAACTAGTCAAACAAATCA GTAATGTCTCCAGTTCAGACAGCCAGGAGGATGAGAAGGGATCAGACCTGTCAGAAAAG gaggagagaaaagggggaagaGTAACACGCAAACGAAGGCTGTCCAGTCAGAAAGCTGTGGCAACCAAAGACTCTG gtgaggagaaggATGAAAAGGACAGCCAAGAGCAACCATCTGCTGAG GAAACTGATCAGCCGAAGGTCCCGGAGGCCAAAATACCCCGCAGAGGACGATCATCCAAAACCactgtggaggtggaggaggaccaTTCGAAGGAGCCTGAGAAGTCAGAGGAGTCTCCGAGCCACAGGGCAAGATGCTCAGGAGCCCAGCTCAAAGAGGCCACTGCTG CCTCAGGTAATCAAAAGAAAGATGAGATTAAGGATGAAGAGAAAGCTGAGAAATCCTCTACAGAGAaacctgtggagagagaggag GGAACCGAAGAGGACAGTGGACTTGAGAAAAGCAGTCAGCAAGAAAGCCAGACGAAGCCACCGTCCCCCCGGCCAGAAGCCAGTGAAGGCACAAGAGGCTCTGACTCCACTGAGACCACTGATATAT GTAAACCCCCAATGAAGAGGAAGCGGTCTGAGGAAATGGAGGAAGCCATGAAG GAGacagaggctgaggaggagaaggagagcgaCACCAGCCAACAGGAACAAAATGAGAATCAGCCTATCACAGAAAGTG CTTGTTCTCCCTCAGTGGGCCAGTCAGAAGGTCAAGAGGAGGTAAAGGACGAGTGCTCCAGTGAGAACAAACCAGACGAT ggTGAGGAGGAGCAAACCCAAGAGGACCAAGGCATGGCTGCTAAGAAACCCGCTCGGAGGGGACGGTCCtcaaaggcagcagcagccactgaGGACTCAG ataaaaaggacaaaaaggcagaagagaaagaaagcgaACAGAATGATGAGGAAGGGGACGATgatgagaaggaggaagaggagaccaAGACCAGAACTACAACACGCTCAGCATCTCGCCTAGAGGCTGAAAA AAACAAGCCAAGTAAACCATCCACCCGGGCAAGTCGACAGAACGGTAAAGAGGAGACCGCAGCTGGCACGCG CGGGACGAGGGGCCAGGTAGCAGCGGGGAAGGGGGGTCGTAAACCAGAGGCCAGCCCCCCTGTGGTGCGCACCCGGGGCGGACAGAAATCAGAGGAGCCCCCTTCCAAGAGAGCCAAACGCTGA